One window of the Streptomyces sp. ITFR-21 genome contains the following:
- a CDS encoding dihydrolipoamide acetyltransferase family protein gives MAVVKEFTLPDLGEGLTEAEIVRWLVEVGEVVAVDQPVVEVETAKAVVEVPCPYAGVVTARFGDEGETMAVGRPLVTVAVGSGDGTRRDLGSEDPGPGGPRSERGAADGSNDEGSGDEGSGNVLVGYGTGPAARRRKRVRGIGTAANDSAGAAAAVARSVPEAVAVPVESGGAGGPAEVSPGGPGARFPGREASAARDGGPVAVISPLVRRLAREQGLDLRAVDGTGPDGLILRADVQRAVARLADPADPADLADEQVRGLPRAQAPGGARSQGRAEPAGPAEPRAQPPTPAPAPGSVPAGASRRGVAAVAERVPLRGVRGAVAEKLARSRREIPDATCWVDADATELVAARAVMNAAAQAAGAERISVLALLARISTAALARYPELNATVDTERGEIVRLPAVHLGFAAQTERGLMVPVLRDAQSRTTAGLSAEIGRLTRAARDGSLTPGELTGGTFTLNNYGVFGVDGSTPIINHPEAAMLGVGRIVPKPWVREGELAVRQVVQLSFTFDHRVCDGAAAGGFLRFVADCVESPAVLLSAV, from the coding sequence ATGGCGGTCGTCAAGGAGTTCACCCTGCCCGACCTGGGCGAGGGCCTGACGGAGGCGGAGATCGTCCGCTGGCTGGTGGAGGTCGGCGAAGTGGTCGCCGTCGACCAGCCGGTGGTGGAGGTGGAGACCGCCAAGGCGGTGGTCGAGGTCCCCTGCCCCTACGCGGGCGTGGTCACCGCCCGCTTCGGGGATGAGGGCGAGACCATGGCGGTCGGCCGCCCCTTGGTGACGGTCGCGGTCGGGTCGGGCGACGGTACGCGGCGGGATTTGGGGTCGGAAGACCCGGGGCCGGGAGGTCCGAGGTCCGAGCGCGGCGCGGCGGACGGCTCGAATGATGAAGGCTCGGGCGACGAGGGTTCGGGCAACGTCCTGGTCGGTTACGGGACCGGTCCGGCGGCGCGGCGGCGCAAGCGGGTGCGGGGGATCGGCACGGCGGCGAATGACAGCGCCGGGGCGGCCGCGGCCGTCGCCCGGTCGGTGCCGGAGGCGGTGGCGGTACCGGTGGAGAGCGGCGGGGCGGGCGGTCCCGCCGAGGTTTCTCCGGGCGGTCCGGGCGCCCGCTTCCCGGGCCGGGAAGCGAGCGCCGCGCGCGACGGCGGCCCGGTGGCGGTGATCTCCCCGCTGGTCCGCCGGCTGGCGCGGGAACAGGGCCTGGACCTGCGGGCGGTGGACGGCACCGGTCCGGACGGGCTGATCCTGCGGGCGGACGTTCAGCGGGCGGTCGCCCGGCTTGCCGACCCGGCTGACCCGGCCGACCTGGCCGATGAGCAGGTCCGCGGGCTGCCGCGAGCACAAGCACCCGGCGGAGCCCGGTCACAGGGCCGGGCGGAGCCCGCGGGCCCGGCCGAGCCCCGGGCACAACCGCCGACGCCCGCCCCCGCCCCCGGCTCCGTCCCCGCCGGGGCGTCGCGCCGGGGCGTCGCGGCAGTAGCCGAACGTGTCCCCCTGCGGGGCGTACGCGGCGCCGTCGCGGAGAAGCTGGCCCGCAGCCGCCGGGAGATCCCGGACGCGACCTGCTGGGTGGACGCGGACGCCACCGAACTGGTCGCGGCCCGCGCCGTGATGAACGCCGCCGCGCAGGCCGCGGGCGCCGAGCGGATATCGGTGCTCGCGCTGCTCGCCCGGATCAGCACGGCGGCGCTGGCCCGGTACCCGGAGCTGAACGCCACGGTGGACACCGAGCGGGGCGAGATCGTACGGTTGCCCGCCGTGCACCTCGGCTTCGCCGCGCAGACCGAGCGCGGGCTGATGGTGCCCGTGCTGCGCGACGCGCAGTCCAGGACCACGGCCGGGCTGTCCGCCGAGATCGGCCGGCTGACCCGGGCGGCCAGGGACGGGTCGTTGACGCCGGGCGAGCTGACCGGGGGGACGTTCACGCTGAACAACTACGGGGTGTTCGGGGTGGACGGCTCCACGCCGATCATCAACCACCCGGAGGCGGCGATGCTCGGGGTCGGCCGGATCGTGCCCAAGCCGTGGGTGCGGGAAGGGGAGTTGGCGGTACGGCAGGTGGTGCAGCTGTCGTTCACCTTCGACCACCGGGTCTGCGACGGCGCCGCCGCGGGCGGCTTCCTGCGATTCGTGGCGGACTGCGTGGAGAGCCCCGCGGTCCTTCTGTCCGCCGTGTGA
- a CDS encoding LysR family transcriptional regulator: MLLPDMNLLPALDALLREGSVTGAAAVMNVSPSAMSRTLARLRRVVGDPLLVPSGRGLVLTARARELRPQAEAALIQALAALRPPPPVDIAEVSREFALRTNDGVAVVLGSALTAHVAREAPRIRLRILPEGEEDPADLRDRVDLDLSAFHELPADVHSAFLYQDTSVAVLRSGGRPSAAGAGAHPPQRPPAGPRRPGPGETGPLAPPEPPGPADPPEPLGVERFAAVPHITVSRRGRIHGVVDDRLAELGLRRHVLATVPTFSAACFLALESDALAIVPAVFAARIAGVMGLTVHPIPLRLPPVTLDMAWHVRHDTDPAHRWLREAVLRITREVRGAGPPRDGRGAGAGVPDGAG, encoded by the coding sequence GTGCTGCTCCCCGACATGAATCTGCTGCCCGCCCTCGACGCGCTGTTGCGCGAGGGCAGCGTGACGGGCGCCGCCGCTGTGATGAACGTCTCGCCGTCGGCGATGAGCCGGACCCTCGCCAGGCTGCGCCGCGTCGTCGGCGACCCGCTGCTCGTACCGTCCGGGCGCGGCCTGGTCCTCACCGCGCGCGCCCGCGAACTGCGCCCGCAGGCCGAGGCCGCCCTCATCCAGGCACTGGCCGCGCTGCGACCCCCGCCGCCGGTCGACATCGCCGAGGTCAGCAGGGAGTTCGCACTGCGGACGAACGACGGGGTCGCGGTCGTCCTCGGCTCCGCCCTGACCGCCCACGTGGCACGCGAGGCGCCCCGGATAAGGCTGCGCATCCTCCCGGAGGGCGAGGAGGACCCCGCCGACCTGCGCGACCGCGTCGACCTCGACCTCAGCGCGTTCCACGAGCTCCCGGCGGACGTGCACAGCGCGTTCCTCTACCAGGACACCTCGGTGGCGGTGCTGCGGTCCGGTGGGCGCCCGTCGGCGGCGGGCGCCGGCGCGCATCCGCCGCAGAGGCCGCCGGCCGGACCGCGGCGGCCCGGGCCGGGGGAGACCGGACCGTTGGCGCCGCCCGAGCCGCCCGGCCCGGCGGATCCGCCCGAGCCGCTCGGCGTCGAGCGGTTCGCCGCGGTCCCGCACATCACCGTGTCCCGGCGCGGCCGCATCCACGGCGTGGTGGACGACCGGCTGGCGGAACTCGGCCTGCGCCGCCACGTCCTGGCCACCGTGCCCACGTTCAGCGCCGCCTGCTTCCTGGCGCTGGAGTCGGATGCGCTCGCCATCGTGCCCGCCGTCTTCGCCGCCCGGATCGCCGGGGTGATGGGCCTGACGGTCCACCCGATCCCGCTCCGCCTGCCGCCGGTGACCCTCGACATGGCCTGGCACGTACGCCATGACACGGATCCGGCCCACCGGTGGCTGCGGGAGGCGGTCCTGCGGATCACCCGTGAGGTGCGCGGGGCCGGGCCGCCGCGGGACGGTCGCGGTGCGGGTGCGGGTGTGCCGGACGGGGCCGGGTAG
- a CDS encoding MFS transporter: protein MIETTPQPPLTGGRQRAVALLIAGCFFMENLDGTIVSTAAPQMGASLGVSATAIGLVITAYLLTLAVLIPLSGWLTARYGARRVFLSAIVLFTLASLACASASGLGELVALRVAQGAGGAMMVPVGRLVALSGVATPDIPRIISYIVWPGLLAPVIAPPLGGVVTTYASWQWLFLINVPLGIAAFAVAWRLIGGGPSTGVGPLDWQGVVWTSAGLGALTYTGHLLSQADGPWRETAAFGAAAAVLLALAVRHLLRAENPLLDLGTLRVQSFRASVSGGSSFWVAVSAVPFLLPLLFQEAFGWSAVRSGALVLFVFVGNIGIKPATGHLFGRFGYRSLLAVSGMVLAGSLVGCAFLTAGTPLWLIAALAVVSGAARSLGLTGYSTLTFADIPQERLRHANALSATANQMAAGLGVAVATVAVRLGGPVAHGLLGRTSPALSYGVAFCLLAPAALVAAVGAVRLRPGTGDALRGGGVRTSGRAGRTGARTT, encoded by the coding sequence ATGATCGAGACCACCCCGCAGCCCCCGCTCACCGGCGGCCGGCAGCGTGCCGTCGCCCTGCTCATCGCCGGCTGCTTCTTCATGGAGAACCTCGACGGGACGATCGTGTCCACCGCCGCACCGCAGATGGGCGCATCGCTCGGGGTGTCGGCGACCGCGATCGGCCTGGTCATCACGGCCTACCTGCTGACCCTCGCGGTACTGATCCCGCTGAGCGGCTGGCTCACCGCCCGCTACGGGGCCCGGCGCGTCTTCCTGTCCGCCATCGTGCTCTTCACGCTGGCCTCCCTGGCCTGTGCGAGCGCCTCCGGCCTCGGCGAACTGGTCGCGCTGCGGGTCGCGCAGGGCGCGGGCGGAGCGATGATGGTGCCGGTCGGACGCCTTGTGGCGCTCTCCGGAGTGGCCACACCGGACATCCCGCGGATCATCTCGTACATCGTGTGGCCCGGGCTGCTCGCGCCGGTGATCGCGCCGCCGCTGGGCGGGGTCGTCACGACGTACGCGAGCTGGCAGTGGCTCTTCCTGATCAACGTCCCGCTGGGGATCGCGGCCTTCGCGGTGGCCTGGCGGCTGATCGGGGGCGGGCCGTCGACCGGGGTCGGGCCACTGGACTGGCAGGGGGTGGTGTGGACCTCGGCGGGGCTGGGCGCGCTGACGTACACCGGGCACCTGCTGTCGCAGGCCGACGGCCCGTGGCGGGAGACCGCGGCGTTCGGGGCGGCCGCCGCGGTGCTGCTCGCGCTGGCGGTACGGCACCTGCTGCGGGCCGAGAACCCGCTGCTGGACCTCGGGACGCTACGGGTGCAGTCCTTCCGGGCGTCGGTGTCGGGCGGGTCGTCGTTCTGGGTGGCGGTGAGCGCGGTGCCGTTCCTGCTGCCGCTGCTGTTCCAGGAGGCGTTCGGCTGGAGCGCGGTCAGGTCGGGCGCGCTGGTGCTGTTCGTGTTCGTCGGCAACATAGGCATCAAGCCGGCCACCGGCCACCTCTTCGGCCGCTTCGGCTACCGGTCGCTGCTGGCGGTCTCCGGGATGGTACTGGCCGGGTCGCTGGTGGGTTGCGCCTTCCTCACCGCCGGCACGCCGCTGTGGCTGATCGCCGCGCTGGCGGTCGTCAGCGGCGCCGCCCGCTCGCTCGGCCTCACCGGCTACTCGACGCTGACCTTCGCGGACATCCCGCAGGAACGCCTGCGGCACGCCAACGCGCTGAGCGCCACCGCCAACCAGATGGCCGCCGGCCTCGGCGTCGCGGTGGCGACGGTCGCGGTCCGCCTGGGCGGCCCCGTCGCCCACGGACTCCTCGGCCGCACCTCACCCGCCCTGTCCTACGGCGTCGCCTTCTGCCTGCTGGCGCCGGCCGCCCTGGTGGCCGCGGTGGGAGCGGTCCGGCTGCGCCCCGGCACAGGCGACGCGCTGCGGGGCGGCGGAGTCCGGACGAGCGGCCGCGCGGGCCGCACCGGCGCGCGGACGACGTGA
- a CDS encoding DUF6457 domain-containing protein translates to MGLVLDEWITAAKIELGIDLDVDTGVLLDLARDAAHGVARPAAPLTTFLVGYAAAGAGGGPDAVREAAGRAAALALRWAEAGGETDPAG, encoded by the coding sequence ATGGGGCTTGTGTTGGACGAATGGATCACAGCAGCCAAGATCGAACTGGGCATCGACCTGGACGTGGACACCGGCGTCCTGCTCGACCTGGCCCGTGACGCCGCGCACGGCGTGGCCCGCCCGGCCGCGCCGCTGACCACCTTCCTTGTGGGGTACGCGGCGGCGGGCGCGGGCGGCGGACCCGACGCGGTGCGGGAGGCGGCGGGCAGGGCCGCGGCCCTGGCCCTGCGCTGGGCCGAGGCCGGCGGCGAGACGGACCCGGCGGGATGA
- a CDS encoding NAD(P)H-quinone oxidoreductase, with the protein MRAITIAEPGGPEALVLAEVPDPVPGAGEVLVDVVASAVNRADLLQRQGFYAPPPGASPYPGLECSGRVAALGAGVDGWSVGDEVCALIAGGGYAEKVVVPSGQLLPLPKGVDPVRAAALPEVTATVWSNVFMVAHLRPGETLLVHGGSSGIGTMAIQLGKAVGAKVVVTAGSAKKLAACAELGADVLVNYREQDFVEELGAHGADVILDLVGAKYLARNVDALAVNGRLVVIGMQGGAKAELNLRALMSKQGAVVSTTLRPRPLDEKAAILAAVREHVWPLIEAGAVRPVVDRAFPLADAAGAHRLVESSEHVGKVLLTV; encoded by the coding sequence ATGCGTGCAATCACGATTGCCGAGCCGGGCGGCCCCGAGGCGCTGGTCCTGGCGGAAGTTCCCGACCCCGTACCCGGCGCGGGCGAAGTCCTGGTCGATGTCGTGGCCTCGGCCGTGAACCGGGCCGATCTGCTCCAGCGGCAGGGCTTCTACGCGCCCCCGCCCGGCGCGTCCCCGTACCCCGGTCTGGAGTGCTCGGGCCGGGTCGCCGCGCTCGGCGCGGGGGTGGACGGCTGGTCGGTCGGCGACGAGGTGTGCGCCCTGATCGCGGGCGGCGGCTACGCCGAGAAGGTCGTCGTGCCGTCCGGGCAGCTGCTGCCGCTGCCCAAGGGCGTCGACCCGGTCAGGGCCGCCGCGCTTCCCGAGGTCACCGCGACCGTGTGGTCGAACGTCTTCATGGTCGCCCATCTGCGGCCCGGGGAGACGCTGCTGGTGCACGGCGGCTCCAGCGGCATCGGCACCATGGCCATCCAGCTGGGCAAGGCGGTCGGCGCGAAGGTCGTGGTGACGGCCGGCAGCGCCAAAAAGCTGGCGGCCTGCGCGGAGCTGGGCGCGGACGTGCTGGTCAACTACCGCGAGCAGGACTTCGTCGAGGAGCTGGGCGCGCACGGCGCGGACGTCATCCTGGACCTGGTCGGCGCCAAGTACCTGGCCCGCAACGTGGACGCGCTGGCGGTCAACGGCCGGCTGGTGGTGATCGGCATGCAGGGAGGGGCCAAGGCGGAGCTGAACCTCCGCGCCCTGATGTCCAAGCAGGGCGCTGTCGTCTCGACCACGCTGCGGCCCCGGCCGCTGGACGAGAAGGCGGCGATCCTGGCGGCGGTGCGGGAGCACGTGTGGCCGCTGATCGAGGCGGGTGCGGTACGGCCGGTGGTCGACCGGGCCTTTCCGCTGGCGGACGCGGCCGGCGCGCACCGGCTGGTGGAGAGCAGCGAGCACGTGGGCAAGGTGCTGCTGACCGTCTGA
- a CDS encoding bacterial proteasome activator family protein, which translates to MEMPMNERSPESPQGPHNQQVLVVGPDGMALGGSVDADGEGRAGREIPVTEMVEQPAKVMRIGSMIKQLLEEVRAAPLDEASRVRLKEIHASSVKELEAGLAPELVEELERLSLPFTDDSVPSEAELRIAQAQLVGWLEGLFHGIQTALFAQQMAARAQLEQMRRALPPGVLPHEDDQEANQGARSGPYL; encoded by the coding sequence ATGGAGATGCCGATGAACGAACGGTCGCCGGAGAGCCCGCAGGGCCCGCACAATCAGCAGGTTTTGGTCGTCGGACCGGACGGTATGGCCCTCGGCGGGTCTGTCGACGCGGACGGCGAGGGGCGTGCGGGGCGCGAGATCCCGGTGACGGAGATGGTCGAGCAGCCGGCGAAGGTGATGCGGATCGGCAGCATGATCAAACAGCTCCTGGAGGAGGTGCGGGCGGCGCCTTTGGACGAGGCGAGCAGGGTGCGGCTGAAGGAGATCCACGCCAGCTCGGTGAAGGAGCTGGAGGCCGGACTCGCGCCGGAGCTTGTGGAGGAGCTGGAGCGGCTGTCGTTGCCGTTCACCGACGACAGCGTGCCCAGCGAGGCCGAGCTGCGGATCGCCCAGGCGCAGCTGGTGGGGTGGCTCGAAGGACTCTTCCACGGTATCCAGACCGCGTTGTTCGCCCAGCAGATGGCCGCGCGTGCCCAGCTGGAGCAGATGCGCCGCGCACTGCCGCCCGGTGTGCTCCCGCACGAGGACGACCAGGAGGCCAACCAGGGCGCCCGGTCCGGCCCGTATCTGTAG
- a CDS encoding potassium channel family protein, protein MRLPGWDAAAGRAAPPPDASAGTYRVHFPRPAAGPLRQVARRLALALLVMAITVVIVYLGRGGYHDNADDSVSFLDALYYSTVTLSTTGYGDIVPYSTGARLANTFLVTPLRVIFLIILVGTTLEVLTERTREQYRLKRWRSTLRDHVVIVGYGTKGRSAARTLVGRGVPRNRIVVVDPDPKVVQAATDEGFVAVTGDATRNDVLLRAEVERAKEIVIAAQRDDTAVLVTLTARQLNKRAYVVASVREEENAPLLRQSGADAVITSSGAAGRLLGLSMLSPSVGRVMDDLITYGSGLDLIERPVEPSEVGKAPRELRDLVVSVKRGQRLLDHDEPEAAPLRATDHVIAICRDSPAGPPPA, encoded by the coding sequence ATGAGACTGCCCGGGTGGGACGCGGCAGCCGGTCGCGCGGCGCCGCCGCCGGATGCGTCGGCCGGGACCTACCGGGTGCACTTCCCCCGCCCCGCCGCCGGGCCGCTGCGCCAGGTCGCGCGGCGTCTGGCGCTCGCCCTGCTGGTCATGGCGATCACCGTCGTGATCGTCTACCTCGGCCGTGGCGGCTACCACGACAACGCCGACGACTCGGTGTCGTTCCTGGACGCGCTGTATTACTCGACGGTGACGCTGTCGACGACCGGCTACGGCGACATCGTCCCGTACAGCACCGGTGCCCGGCTGGCCAACACCTTCCTGGTGACGCCGCTGCGGGTGATCTTCCTGATCATCCTGGTCGGCACCACCCTGGAGGTGCTGACCGAGCGGACCCGGGAGCAGTACCGGCTCAAGCGCTGGAGGAGCACTTTGCGTGATCATGTGGTGATCGTGGGATACGGCACCAAGGGCCGTTCGGCGGCGCGGACGCTCGTCGGGCGCGGGGTGCCGCGGAACCGGATCGTCGTGGTGGACCCCGACCCCAAGGTGGTGCAGGCCGCCACCGACGAGGGTTTCGTTGCCGTGACCGGCGACGCGACCCGCAACGACGTGCTGCTGCGCGCCGAAGTGGAACGGGCCAAGGAGATCGTCATCGCCGCGCAGCGGGACGACACCGCGGTCCTGGTCACCCTCACCGCCCGCCAGCTCAACAAGCGCGCGTACGTGGTCGCCTCGGTACGCGAGGAGGAGAACGCGCCGCTGCTGCGGCAGTCCGGGGCGGACGCGGTCATCACCAGTTCCGGCGCCGCCGGGCGGCTGCTCGGCCTGTCGATGCTCAGCCCCAGCGTCGGGCGGGTGATGGACGACCTGATCACGTACGGCAGCGGGCTGGACCTCATCGAACGCCCGGTGGAGCCGTCGGAGGTCGGCAAGGCGCCGCGTGAGCTGCGGGATCTGGTCGTCTCGGTCAAACGCGGCCAACGGCTGCTCGACCACGACGAGCCGGAGGCCGCTCCCCTGCGGGCCACCGACCACGTGATCGCGATCTGCCGGGACAGCCCGGCCGGACCGCCGCCGGCCTGA
- a CDS encoding molybdopterin molybdotransferase MoeA: protein MSGSDGDAAERALDDALALANDPRRADRARPAANDPLAVALGLVDAPPVPSRGGRSPAPPAPPAPTDPLAVALQHGWEEPAGPPPPARDLRRAPDLDADPGFGSGIGSDIGSDSSPDFSSGADDGRHPSHGREREGERRGAAETGRTRAAVPVPDGPAASRTAPPRPAEPRPGTQVRNHAHAHTSDTPADMTWPEARRIARQAGRRLAPRVRPLGEEALGAALAQGLAALTDLPSFDSSAMDGWAVAGPGPWRLKGRLLAGRTAPERLPDGHAARIATGAVLPPGAVAVLRSEHGRTENRTDGEWLRVREPRFAPRPGQEVRRRGQECRRGEELLPAGTVVTPAVLGLAAATGYDELTVTARPIVEVLVLGDELLDHGLPRPGRVRDALGPMLPAWLRALGAEVASVRRLVDDADALRETIAGSAADLIVTTGGTAGGPVDHVHPVLSAIGAHLLVDGVAVRPGHPMLLAELPRRTRRRNGTAPPGPFLIGLPGNPLAAVSGVLTLAAPLLRTLAGHPVPAPYAAPLTADVAGHPVDTRLVPVVFDDDSAARPLRFTGPAMLRGLAAADGMAVIPPGGARAGQETAVLDAGLLGAARGSGG from the coding sequence ATGAGCGGCTCGGACGGTGACGCCGCCGAACGGGCGCTCGACGACGCCCTCGCGCTCGCCAACGACCCGCGCCGCGCCGACCGGGCCCGGCCGGCGGCCAACGACCCGCTGGCCGTGGCGCTCGGGCTCGTCGACGCCCCGCCGGTCCCGTCCCGCGGCGGGCGGAGCCCGGCGCCGCCCGCTCCCCCGGCGCCCACGGACCCGCTGGCCGTAGCCCTCCAACACGGCTGGGAGGAGCCCGCCGGGCCGCCCCCGCCCGCCCGGGACCTCCGCCGGGCACCGGACCTTGACGCCGACCCCGGTTTCGGCTCTGGTATCGGCTCTGACATCGGCTCGGATTCCAGCCCGGATTTCAGCTCCGGCGCCGACGACGGGCGCCATCCCTCCCATGGACGCGAACGGGAGGGCGAGCGCCGCGGCGCCGCGGAGACCGGCCGGACCCGCGCCGCCGTACCCGTGCCCGACGGCCCGGCGGCCTCCCGTACGGCGCCCCCCCGTCCAGCGGAGCCCCGCCCCGGCACCCAGGTCCGCAACCACGCCCACGCCCACACCTCCGACACCCCCGCGGACATGACCTGGCCCGAGGCCCGGCGGATCGCCCGGCAGGCGGGGCGCCGGCTGGCCCCGCGGGTGAGGCCGCTGGGCGAGGAAGCGCTCGGGGCGGCGCTGGCCCAGGGGCTCGCGGCGCTCACCGACCTGCCGTCGTTCGACTCCTCGGCGATGGACGGCTGGGCGGTGGCCGGTCCCGGCCCCTGGCGGTTGAAGGGCCGGCTGCTGGCCGGCCGGACCGCCCCGGAGCGGCTGCCCGACGGGCACGCGGCCCGTATCGCGACCGGCGCCGTACTGCCGCCGGGCGCGGTCGCCGTCCTGCGCAGTGAGCACGGCCGGACGGAGAACCGTACCGACGGCGAGTGGCTGCGGGTCAGGGAGCCGCGGTTCGCGCCGCGGCCCGGCCAGGAGGTACGGCGGCGGGGCCAGGAGTGCCGCAGGGGCGAGGAACTCCTGCCCGCCGGGACGGTGGTGACGCCGGCCGTGCTGGGCCTGGCGGCGGCGACCGGCTACGACGAGCTGACGGTGACCGCCCGGCCGATCGTCGAGGTGCTGGTGCTCGGCGACGAGCTGCTGGACCACGGGCTGCCGCGGCCCGGCCGGGTGCGGGACGCGCTCGGCCCGATGCTGCCCGCGTGGCTGCGCGCGCTGGGCGCCGAAGTGGCCTCGGTGCGGCGCCTGGTGGACGACGCCGACGCCCTGCGGGAGACGATCGCCGGCAGCGCCGCCGATCTGATCGTCACCACGGGCGGCACCGCGGGCGGCCCGGTGGACCACGTGCACCCCGTACTGTCCGCCATCGGCGCGCACCTGCTGGTCGACGGGGTGGCGGTGCGCCCCGGCCATCCGATGCTGCTCGCCGAACTGCCGCGCCGGACCCGTAGGAGGAACGGAACCGCGCCGCCGGGGCCGTTCCTGATCGGTCTGCCGGGCAACCCGCTGGCCGCTGTGTCCGGGGTGCTGACGCTGGCCGCACCGCTGCTGCGGACTCTGGCCGGCCATCCCGTGCCGGCGCCCTATGCCGCGCCGCTGACCGCGGACGTGGCCGGGCACCCTGTGGACACCCGGCTCGTCCCGGTGGTCTTCGACGACGACTCGGCGGCCCGGCCGCTGCGCTTCACCGGCCCGGCGATGCTGCGCGGGCTGGCCGCCGCCGACGGCATGGCGGTGATCCCGCCGGGCGGCGCCCGCGCCGGACAGGAGACGGCCGTCCTCGACGCCGGCCTGCTCGGCGCGGCCCGGGGGAGCGGCGGATGA
- the mobA gene encoding molybdenum cofactor guanylyltransferase, giving the protein MTRSYDAVVLAGGAARRLGGADKPALPVGGRTLLDRVLAACAGADRTVVVGPRRPTARPVRWAGEEPPGGGPLPALAAGLTALASAAPTAGVLASAAPASGGATSGERVVGAPACAVRGLPEVVLVLAADLPFLTAETAHRLAGVLSADPYPVRTGAAEAAERREKDPTEWEGVVLTDAGGRDQPLAAAYRIEPLRRGLALLGAEHGGLAGLPLRLLTAELVLRRIADPTGEAAFDCDTWEDVAVARARLDAAARG; this is encoded by the coding sequence ATGACGAGGAGCTACGACGCGGTGGTGCTGGCGGGCGGCGCGGCCAGGCGGCTCGGGGGAGCCGACAAGCCCGCGCTACCGGTCGGCGGGCGGACGCTGCTGGACCGGGTACTGGCGGCCTGCGCCGGGGCGGACCGCACGGTCGTCGTGGGCCCGCGGCGCCCCACCGCCCGCCCGGTCCGGTGGGCCGGGGAGGAGCCGCCGGGCGGCGGACCGCTGCCCGCGCTCGCCGCCGGGCTCACCGCGCTGGCCTCCGCCGCGCCGACCGCCGGCGTGCTGGCCTCCGCCGCGCCGGCTTCCGGCGGGGCGACCTCCGGCGAGCGGGTCGTCGGGGCGCCGGCTTGCGCCGTCCGGGGGCTGCCCGAGGTGGTGCTGGTGCTCGCCGCCGACCTGCCGTTCCTCACGGCGGAGACCGCGCACCGGCTGGCCGGCGTCCTGAGCGCGGATCCGTACCCGGTGCGGACCGGTGCGGCGGAGGCGGCCGAACGGAGGGAGAAAGACCCTACGGAGTGGGAAGGAGTGGTACTGACGGATGCCGGAGGACGGGATCAGCCGCTCGCGGCGGCGTACCGGATCGAGCCGCTGCGGCGCGGACTCGCCCTGCTGGGCGCCGAGCACGGCGGCCTGGCCGGGTTGCCGCTGCGGCTGCTGACGGCGGAGCTGGTGCTGCGGAGGATCGCCGACCCGACCGGGGAGGCGGCGTTCGACTGCGACACCTGGGAGGACGTCGCGGTGGCACGGGCCCGGCTGGACGCCGCGGCGCGGGGGTGA